Part of the Brassica oleracea var. oleracea cultivar TO1000 chromosome C8, BOL, whole genome shotgun sequence genome is shown below.
TCTCACTGCTATAACAGGACGTTAACCTCACAAAACCCAATCTGTGTGTTTATATTATGTTTTGAGAATCTCCATGTTTACAACCTTTATTATTCTGCTTATGTTTAGTGATTAGGATTAAGATTAGGAGATGTATTTTTAAGAATTTATGTCAGGTTCACTGACAACATATTTTGTATTATTATTACCAGAGTTAAAACAACTTGTGTGAAACAATAGATTCTAGTACTGAAACTGGAACAGAAGAAAACTATAGAAGCCAAGGCATCTTTACTTGTGAAACTACTTCAAGATATCTAAATAACTGTGGAGACATTTGGTGATGATCTTCTAAGCCTGTTCGACACTGCAGGTGAGAATGTTTAAATGGGTATATATGTACAGCGAATTCAACCGCAGAAAAAGACGTTACACATAGGAATAAATCAGACCGACTTTAAGGGCACACATTATTATTTGTGTTTGTGTTTTATGTGTTAAGGACTTAAGGGTTACCTTCACAATGATAAAGATTAAGCGTGGTGCATGTCAAAGATTGTGGGCCTAAAGGAGATAGATTAGATTTGAAAGATATGAACTACCAAATAGAAGATGAGCCTCGTCTGAAATTTTAACTTTGTGCATTAGCCCAAAACAAAGTTAAAACACTGAAATAATTGGTTTTTGTGTAAATGTGTTTACCGGCTACCAAGTAATTATTTGTCTTTTGTCTTTTGTTCAGGATGATGTCGAGTGCCGGTCAGCAGTAAATTTGGGCTGGATGCAAATTATAATTATGGGCCTGTATATTAAAAATAAAACACATAAAATAATAATTACTTAGTGAATCGAACCACTTACCTTTCATAAAAGAATTCTAATGACTAACCAACTAAGCTACTAAAGCATTGACTCAAATCACGGCCGGAAAATTACATATCTTTAAACTGGGCTGGAAGCACATGCTTCTACTCAGGACCGGTACTGAGTCGCTTTTAGAACAGAGAACTCTGTTTTATTATAATAGATAGATAGATAGATTTCTCTGTTATTATCAATTCCTTTAGTTTACTAACATCTTATTTTTACTTTCCTTAGAAAACACTCGAGAATCACTAAAATGATACTGGACATACTACTAATCTCACTATTCTTCGTGATTATAACTTGCGGAGTTGGCTTCATTGTTGACAATCCATCATTACATGTATCCATGTAGGCCAATGTAAATCCGACTTCAATGTTTAAGCTGTCGTAGTCCTTCGTTGCCAAAACTTTGAGAGCACGATCATTATGAAAAAGAGAATCGTCGTACAATTCCTCGAATAACTGAACTGCCTTCAAATCCGCACCCGTTGTGTTGCCTTCGAACATTTTTATTTGCTTCAGCGTATCTGAAGTGTTTCGAGACTGATAATTGATCAAAAAATTGGCCAGACCAGAAAAATCTAATTTTGTAATTTCAAGAGTTGGCTTTAGAATCTCAAAACAAAGTGAATGATTGATATTTTCTTTGTTACAGATGGATTCGATATCTCTTTTTGTAACCATCATATTAAATCTTGCATATGATGAGACAACAAGAAGAAATAAAACCATAAGAGCCAACAAAAAGTGTTTTTTGATGTATGCAGCCATTGTGTTTCAAAAAAAAAAAAAAAAAAAAAAAAAAGATGTATGCAGCCATATTTTGTTCTGAATATTTGAAAAGATATGAGATTTATATTTGCTGAACTATATATATATAGACTTAATATGGTAGAAGTATATTTTTATTTTTAATTTGCAGTGTGTGCTAGCAGATTATATACCATACTAGGGGGGTGTCCGCGCTTCGCGCGGAATATTGTTTTATTATTGCTAAGAACATGATTTTTTTTTTGGATAATGTAATTATGTTATCGTTTTTATTTGTTAAGATCATTATTTGATGTTTTTAGTTTGTTATGTAGTAGGTGATAAGTTAATATATTTTGCGTTTGTTTTTTTTTGAATAATGTGTTGTTGTGTATATAGTACTTGTTAGTAGTTAAATGAGCCTTTAACGTAAACTAATATTGAATTTCAATAACTTTGCATNNNNNNNNNNNNNNNNNNNNNNNNNNNNNNNNNNNNNNNNNNNNNNNNNNNNNNNNNNNNNNNNNNNNNNNNNNNNNNNNNNNNNNNNNNNNNNNNNNNNNNNNNNNNNNNNNNNNNNNNNNNNNNNNNNNNNNNNNNNNNNNNNNNNNNNNNNNNNNNNNNNNNNNNNNNNNNNNNNNNNNNNNNNNNNNNNNNNNNNNNNNNNNNNNNNNNNNNNNNNNNNNNNNNNNNNNNNNNNNNNNNNNNNNNNNNNNNNNNNNNNNNNNNNNNNNNNNNNNNNNNNNNNNNNNNNNNNNNNNNNNNNNNNNNNNNNNNNNNNNNNNNNNNNNNNNNNNNNNNNNNNNNNNNNNNNNNNNNNNNNNNNNNNNNNNNNNNNNNNNNNNNNNNNNNNNNNNNNNNNNNNNNNNNNNNNNNNNNNNNNNNNNNNNNNNNNNNNNNNNNNNNNNNNNNNNNNNNNNNNNNNNNNNNNNNNNNNNNNNNNNNNNNNNNNNNNNNNNNNNNNNNNNGGTTATTTCTGGTCTCAAGTTTAGTCTCTGATTTTTTGGTGGTTGTCTTCCATTCTCCCTCTCTCAAGTTGCTTCTTTTCTTTCCATGTTTTCCTTGGTATAGGTGTGCGGAGTTAGTCTTTTGGAGCTTTGGTCCCTTCTATCCAGAGTTTTGTGGTTTTTCAGTTGCATGTCGTATTGTATGTTCTTTTTTAGTCTATGAGGTGTTTTTTTCTTTTTAGCTACTGGTTGTGATTCCGGTGTTTTAGGCATATATTTTCCTGCTTTTTGGTGGCTTTGGCCTTTCGATTATTATTCTTTCTTTGGCCCACTTTTTTAGTGTATGTGTTGGTTGTCTAGTTTCTTATTCTTAATTTGATTATCTTATGATACTAATATTGAAATAAATATAATTTGTAAATGAAATAATAAAAATTAATAAAAATAATAAAATGATGAAAAGTCTTGCTATTTTTAGGTGTGAATAAATTAAATATTTAAAATATATTTATATTATTTTATTTATTTCTTGAATTTTAGAGACCAATAAGTGTGAGAATGATTAGATAATACACAATTAGAAATTGATGGAGAAAATTGTAATTATTTAAAATAAAAAGAATTTAAATACAAAAAAAAAAATATGAGGACACATGTCAACAAACCCCCCTTCCACATGTCATAAGAAGGGAAAAAGCCAACTTTATATATAAAGATTAATGTTAGTTGAATTAAAAGCAAACGGTCAAATTCTTCAGTACTTTCATTTTGTGGTAGATTATATACCATAATAAAAGATAGCATTAACAAAGTTGGAAGATATCTTACAAAAATTCTCAGTTTAGAGCATCTCCTAAAAGCCTTTATTTTAGAGTTTACAAAAATCTATATTTGAAATTTTAATGTGTTCTTCTCCAAAAACAAAACTTCAAATCTGACTTCAAAAAAAATATTTATAATTTATGCTAAAGTTCTTATATTTATCATAATTAATATAAATCCATAAAAAAATTATAAATAACTAGGACATATGTGATGACAAAAAAAACAAAAAAAAACTAGCACATATGTAAAAACATAACAAATAATATTAATTAATAAAATTTTACACTAAAATATAAAATTATAAATAGAAATACATAATTAAATATTAAACTAGAAGCAAAATACCACATTATTCAATAAAATTATTTATGTAATGTTCCATCTTCGGTTGTACAAAATTTGTTTGGACAATATTTTAGAGGTTTTGTAGAAAATTTACTAGACTATTAGTGTTGTTGTAATATTTAATTTTTTGTAATAATTATTTCTTCTTTTAAAAAAAAAATTATTAACTTTCTTTTGTGATATTTTTGCTGTCTAATTCTAATTTTAAAATAATATAAATCTTATTTTATTTTTTATTTTATTTTATGTGTAAAATTTGAGTTTAT
Proteins encoded:
- the LOC106309475 gene encoding uncharacterized protein LOC106309475 — its product is MAAYIKKHFLLALMVLFLLVVSSYARFNMMVTKRDIESICNKENINHSLCFEILKPTLEITKLDFSGLANFLINYQSRNTSDTLKQIKMFEGNTTGADLKAVQLFEELYDDSLFHNDRALKVLATKDYDSLNIEVGFTLAYMDTCNDGLSTMKPTPQVIITKNSEISSMSSIILVILECFLRKVKIRC